GCTCAAATTCTATGTGTCTGATCTGGTTAGAGTTATATGCCAACACTGATTAGAGTTTATATTTCCATATTTCAGCATGCTTTGCGCATAGCATAGTGTATGGATTGTTGATGACAATTCAGTGCCATTGGCTTTACTCATGCTTGTACAGAGACAAATTGCGCAAGAAATTTGGTTTGCCTGAGGACCCTTGTTGTGATTGCCTTGTCAACTACTGCTGCGAACCATGCGCCCTTTGCCAAGAGTATTCTGAGCTCAAATCAAGAGGATTCAACCCCTCTATAGGTAATCCTATCTATAGTGACAAATCATATATTTACTTAACTTACAAGCTTATAATGTCTCGTAATCATCATCATTGCCTGACACCTTATATGTTCTGTACATGTGTGAAAACATATACAGGTTGGACCGGACCGCCTACTTCTCCTCCAAATATGCCTCCTTCCATGTTCAAGTGATCTCTGATTGTAGATTGGTCGGAATCAGACTTACGCCTGTCTCTTAACTCGTCAATTAGAATAACAACTGTGTGTAAGGGTGAATGATGGTGTATGTTTTATTTGTAGTGTGATTTTAAATGTTTTCCAACTTGAAGAGCTGAGGAAAAGATTATGATTCATGAGTCTGATTTCTTCTATTTCATCACGTCGCAAAATTTTGTTTACAAATAAGAAATTAATGCAATCCATTTACTAAAAAAGCAAGTATTGTTCGGCAAATTTAAGGTTGTTCTCTTACCTTATATGTCATAAGTAATGAAAAACTTCGATCAATACATGCTAATGATGCTACCATTTTCATACCAATCATAGTCACATAATGATTTTCATCTTCAGTTGTGCTTGAGAAATATAAACTAAATCTCAACGGCCATATATATTCCACGTTTCTATTTCTTAAAAAGTTAATTCTGTTCGACACGAAAACCTTGCACATAGAATGGTAATAtatgttggagaggagagatcccacatctaagaagtgacaaagaaaataaagcttataagtgggtggataataaccaattgtaccgaggccttttgtgattaaaactcaacacctgtgaggtggttaagttgggacaatatcggtacagttggtctacGGGCCACGTTTGTccctgtttaacatggtatcagagcgggtccctctccagtcgcgcctcaAATCTGTCGTGGGCAagagttgggtgccactttgtcatgggcccAAGATGAGTGACATTATCATCCTATCGGAGAGTTTCCGATTCgatggtcaccaagtgtcgttggttactggaccttggtttatttcgtttcagtatgtgggatgttaatctgtcacgtgcagacctaaaaattaggttgcacgtgagggggcgtgttggagaagagagatctcacatctaaaaaGTGAcagagaaaataaagcttataagtgggaggataataaccaattgtaccgaggccttttgtgattaaaatccaacacctgtgaggtggctaagtttggacaatatcggtacagttggtctacgggccacgcttgtcgctgtttaacactATATTGATCTACCTGTAAATCTTGGTCGCGATATATGCTGCGTTTGTTTATTCTGTGAACCATGTGCTGATGTGAGATATGTTCTCCACCAATTTCTGCTACTTCAGAGATGCCCTCCTTCTATGTTCATTGGCCAACAGTCCAAGTGATCGATCTGCTACCTGGCCTTCTATGTTATGTTTCACATTACTTAACAAGCTaggaaaatataatttatactTAATACTACAGTTTTGAGGAAAATTGTCATATTTGTACATTcaataagaaatgaaacaaaattagGCTACATGCACGATACtatcataataaaataaataaactttcATATACCGGTTTGGATTTAACAATGGAGCAACATCATTACAACAACCTCTCAGTGTCTTGCTTATTAAACCAATACAATGGAACATGTCTAAATTGAAGCACACGACACACCAAACAAAATGCATCAATCCAAC
This is a stretch of genomic DNA from Argentina anserina chromosome 4, drPotAnse1.1, whole genome shotgun sequence. It encodes these proteins:
- the LOC126791010 gene encoding cell number regulator 10-like, producing the protein MSIDLNQEDRNGDYALQSKWMGGLCNCGADVTTCCLTCFFPCITFGRIAETVDEGRTSCFAHSIVYGLLMTIQCHWLYSCLYRDKLRKKFGLPEDPCCDCLVNYCCEPCALCQEYSELKSRGFNPSIGWTGPPTSPPNMPPSMFK